DNA from Thermococcus sp. LS1:
AGCTGCCGCGTCACCGTCACCCATGAAGGCGATGATCTTGAGCTTTGGATTGGCTAGCTTTATACCCGTGGCAAACGCTAAGGCTCTTCCGTGGGTCGTGTGTAGGCCATCGAAGTTGACGAATCCCGGAACGCGGGAGGAACATCCTATACCGCTGACCCATACTATCTCGTCCGGGTTGAGGCCGAGGTCGTCTATGGCTCTGAGCGTGTACTGCAGGGCCGAGCCTATTCCACAACCCGGGCAGAATATCGTCGGGAGCATGTCCTTTCTCAAGTATTTATCGCGAATCTCGTAAGCGGACTTCAGGTACATTCAGCCCACCACCTTCTCGACTATCTCCATCGGAGTGTGAACCTCGCCGCCAATCTTGCTTATCAGCTCGACCTCGGCTTTCCCGTTTGCTCCCTCCCTGACAAGGTGGTAGAGCTGTCCGAGGTTCATCTCCGGCACGTATATCTTCTTCACGCGCTCCGCCAGCTCTTCAATCATGTCGAAGTCAAAGGGCCAGATGGTGTTGAGCTTGAGCAGGCCTGCTTTGATGCCCCTCTCGCGCAGTAACTTGACCGCTCTGATGGCTGAACGGGCGACTATTCCAGTGGTGATTATTGCTATCTCCGCATCATCAAGCGCGTAGGTCTCGTAGGAGATTATGTCATGCTTGTTGTTCTCAATTTTGCCGATTATCCTCCTGATGAGCCTCTCGTGGACTTCGGCATCAACGGTCTTCGGCCTTCCGCGCTCATCGTGGGTTAAACCGGTGACGTAGGTGCGGTAGCCCCTGCCGAATATCGGCATCGGTGGAACTCCATCGCCGTGGATGTCCCCAAAGGGATACTTCGCCTCTTCCTCGTTGGCGGGGAGCTTCCTCTCTATAAGCTCTATCTCGTCCGGATTAGGTATGTACACCCTCTCGCGCATGTGGGCTATCTCGGCGTCGGTAAGGAGGACCACAGGAGTTCTGTACTTCTCAGCCAGGTTGAAGGCCCTTATCGTCATGTCGAAGGCTTCCTGAACGGTTGACGGGCTGAGAACGATTAGGCTGTGGTCGCCGTGGGTGCCCCATATTGCCTGCATTATGTCTCCCTGTGCAGCTAACGTCGGCTGACCCGTGCTCGGGCCGCCTCTCTGGACGTCGACAACGACTATCGGCGTTTCCGTCATTACAGCATAGCCAAGGTTTTCCTGCATGAGCGAGAAGCCGGGGCCGCTCGTTGCCGTCATGGCCTTGGCCCCTGCCCAGGATGCGCCGATTATAGCGGCGATACTTGCTATTTCGTCCTCCATCTGTATGCTCACTCCATCGACGAGCGGCATATAGAGCGCCATGGCCTCGAAAATCTCGCTCGCGGGAGTTATCGGGTAGCCAGCGTAAAAGCGACAGCCTGCCAAGATGGCCGCCCTTGCTATGGCTTCATCACCCTGGATGAAGTCGCTCTTACCGACAGGAAACGGGTATCTCATTTCAATCCCTCCTCATAGCCGGCATTGAATGCCTTGATGTTTATCTCCTCCGTCCCCTTTGGGACGCGCCTCCTTATGGCCTCTTCCACATTCTCCTTCTTCACAACACCGGTCTTCGCGACCAGATAGCCAAGGGCTACCATGTTAACAGTCAAAGCGAGCCCGGTGTTCTCCTCGGCCAGGCGCGTGAAGGGCGCGCCGATGTACTCTCTATCGGGCTTAACGAGATCGGTGTCGATGATGAGAAGGCCGTCTTCCTTCAGCTCATCCTTAACGGTGTCGTAGCCGAGCTGGTGAAGGGCAACCAGAACGTCAGCCTTGGTGACAATGACATCGTAAATTGGCTCCTTTGAGATGATAACGTCCGCTATGGAGTGACCGCCGCGGGAGGCCGAGCTGTAGTCCTGTGTTTGAAGAACGTTCAGACCCTCAATCGCGGCCGCCTCGCCAAGGATAACACCGGCCAGGACGACACCCTGGCCGCCTATGCCTGCGAACCTAATCTGCATGGCTCTCACTCCCCCTTAAGGCCGAAATGTTCCTGGACTTCATCAATAAGCTTGTTCA
Protein-coding regions in this window:
- a CDS encoding 2-oxoacid:acceptor oxidoreductase subunit alpha, with product MRYPFPVGKSDFIQGDEAIARAAILAGCRFYAGYPITPASEIFEAMALYMPLVDGVSIQMEDEIASIAAIIGASWAGAKAMTATSGPGFSLMQENLGYAVMTETPIVVVDVQRGGPSTGQPTLAAQGDIMQAIWGTHGDHSLIVLSPSTVQEAFDMTIRAFNLAEKYRTPVVLLTDAEIAHMRERVYIPNPDEIELIERKLPANEEEAKYPFGDIHGDGVPPMPIFGRGYRTYVTGLTHDERGRPKTVDAEVHERLIRRIIGKIENNKHDIISYETYALDDAEIAIITTGIVARSAIRAVKLLRERGIKAGLLKLNTIWPFDFDMIEELAERVKKIYVPEMNLGQLYHLVREGANGKAEVELISKIGGEVHTPMEIVEKVVG
- a CDS encoding 2-oxoacid:ferredoxin oxidoreductase subunit gamma, translating into MQIRFAGIGGQGVVLAGVILGEAAAIEGLNVLQTQDYSSASRGGHSIADVIISKEPIYDVIVTKADVLVALHQLGYDTVKDELKEDGLLIIDTDLVKPDREYIGAPFTRLAEENTGLALTVNMVALGYLVAKTGVVKKENVEEAIRRRVPKGTEEINIKAFNAGYEEGLK